In a single window of the Canis lupus dingo isolate Sandy chromosome 18, ASM325472v2, whole genome shotgun sequence genome:
- the LOC112663697 gene encoding putative olfactory receptor 5AK3, which yields MEQNNGTKVTEFILLGFAGQHKSWHILFIAFLVIYVATLMGNIGMILLIKIDSRLHTPMYFFLQHLAFVDLCYTSAITPKMLQNLVETEQSISFIGCMVQLLVYGAFATTDCYILAAMAVDRYVAICNPLRYPTVMSQAVCIQLLIGSYFVGFLNASVNTSFAFSLNFCKSNKINHFFCDEPPLLALSCSNIDFNIMLLTVFVGFNLMFTVLVVIFSYIYILAAILKISSAAGRKKAFSTCASHLTAITVFYGTLSYMYLHHGTKESQEQEKMASVFYGIMIPMLNPLIYSLRNQDVKEALKGIRKKAF from the coding sequence ATGGAACAAAACAATGGCACTAAAGTAACTGAATTCATCCTCCTGGGATTTGCTGGTCAACACAAGTCTTGGCATATCCTCTTCATAGCGTTTCTAGTGATCTATGTGGCCACCCTAATGGGGAATATTGGGATGATCCTACTCATCAAGATTGATTCTCGCCTTCACACCCCAATGTACTTTTTTCTCCAACACCTGGCATTTGTGGATCTCTGCTACACCTCTGCTATCACTCCCAAGATGCTGCAAAACCTTGTAGAAACAGAGCAATCCATCTCATTCATAGGATGTATGGTGCAATTACTAGTCTATGGAGCTTTTGCAACAACCGACTGCTACATCCTGGCTGCAATGGCAGTGGACAGGtatgtggccatctgcaaccCACTCCGCTATCCGACAGTCATGTCCCAGGCAGTCTGCATTCAACTCCTGATTGGCTCATACTTCGTAGGCTTCTTGAATGCCTCTGTAAACAcaagttttgctttttcattgaaCTTTTGCAAATCCAATAAAATTAACCACTTTTTCTGTGATGAACCCCCACTCCTTGCCCTCTCGTGCTCCAACATTGACTTCAACATCATGCTACTAACTGTCTTTGTGGGGTTTAACTTGATGTTCACTGTGCTGGTTGTCATCTTTTCCTACATATATATTCTGGCTGCCATCCTGAAGATATCTTCTGCTGCAGGGAGGAAGAAAGCCTTCTCCACATGCGCCTCCCACCTGACAGCCATCACTGTGTTCTATGGGACTCTCTCTTACATGTACCTGCATCATGGGACCAAGGAGTCTCAAGAGCAAGAAAAAATGGCTTCTGTGTTTTATGGCATTATGATCCCCATGTTAAACCCCCTCATCTACAGCCTGAGAAACCAAGATGTGAAGGAAGCCCTAAAAGGGATTCGAAAGAAGGCTTTCTAG
- the LOC112663696 gene encoding putative olfactory receptor 5AK3: MTRENSTEVTEFFLLGFGAQHKYRYFLFIVFLVIYATSMMGNIGIILLIKTDSRLQTPMYFFLQHLAFVDICYTSAITPKMLQNFILENKSISFEGCAMQLLVYATFATSDCYLLAAMAVDRYVAICNPLHYPMIMSQRVCIQLVAGSYIMGSINASVHTGFTFSLYFCKSNTINHFFCDVPPILALSCSSIDINIMLLVVFVGFNLMFTVLVVISSYIYIMAAILKISSATERKKAFSTCSSHLTAIIIFYTTLSYMYLQPQANNSQENMKVTSVFYGIVIPFLNPLIYSLRNKEVKEALKVMRKKFF; encoded by the coding sequence ATGACAAGAGAAAATAGCACTGAAGTGACTGaattttttcttctgggatttgGTGCCCAACACAAGTATCGATACTTCCTCTTCATTGTATTTCTGGTGATCTATGCGACTTCCATGATGGGTAACATTGGAATTATCCTACTCATCAAGACAGATTCCAGACTTCAAACACCTATGTACTTTTTCCTGCAACATTTGGCCTTTGTTGATATTTGTTATACCTCTGCTATCACTCCCAAGATGCTGCAAAACTTCATATTAGAAAATAAGTCTATATCATTTGAGGGCTGTGCAATGCAATTATTGGTTTATGCAACATTTGCAACCAGTGACTGCTACCTCCTGGCTGCTATGGCAGTGGACCGTTATGTAGCCATCTGTAACCCACTTCACTATCCCATGATCATGTCCCAAAGAGTCTGCATCCAACTGGTAGCTGGTTCATACATCATGGGTTCAATAAATGCTTCTGTGCACACAGGTTTTACATTTTCACTGTACTTTTGCAAATCTAACACCATCAATCACTTTTTCTGTGATGTTCCCCCAATTCTGGCCCTTTCATGCTCCAGCATTGACATCAACATCATGCTCCTTGTTGTCTTTGTGGGATTTAACTTGATGTTCACTGTGTTAGTTGTCATCTCttcctatatatatatcatggCTGCCATCCTGAAGATATCTTCTGCTACCGAGAGGAAAAAAGCCTTCTCCACGTGCTCTTCCCACCTGACAGCCATCATCATTTTCTATACAACCCTATCATACATGTACTTACAGCCTCAGGCTAATAATTCTCAGGAGAATATGAAAGTGACTTCTGTATTTTACGGCATTGTGATTCCTTTTTTGAACCCCTTGATCTATAGTTTGAGAAATAAGGAGGTAAAAGAGGCTCTAAAAGTGATGAGGAAGAAGTTCTTCTAG